A window of Nitrospirota bacterium contains these coding sequences:
- the rsxC gene encoding electron transport complex subunit RsxC has product MSLATFKGGIHPPDKKELSKDKIISPAKPPKRVVIPLVQHIGAPCKVAVSVGQEVKKGEVIGSPEGFVSAPVHASVSGKVVAVGEFPLASGRMVTSVVIENDGKEEWIALKDNPDYLSLSPEALKAKVKDAGIVGMGGAAFPTHVKLSPPKEKPVDVVVLNGAECEPYLTADYRLMVERPKEVVEGLRTLMKIVGVSRGVIGIENNKPDAIRAMEQAVAGDPALRVCALEVKYPQGAEKMLIKAAVDREVPARGLPMDAGVVVQNIGTAVAVYEAARYGKPLIERVVTVTGEGIREPKNLMVKIGTITTDLIEECGGFKTEAAKVISGGPMMGFAMYSLEVPVTKGTSGVLVLPEEGVMHAEDFGPCIRCGRCIEICPMNLMPSMLSVLAERGFYEEAKEYNLFDCFECGSCTFVCPSKRPIVQLVRLAKSQVKP; this is encoded by the coding sequence GAGGGATTCACCCTCCTGACAAGAAGGAACTTTCCAAAGACAAGATCATTTCCCCCGCCAAACCGCCGAAACGAGTCGTGATCCCCCTGGTGCAGCACATCGGAGCCCCCTGTAAAGTGGCGGTGAGCGTCGGCCAGGAGGTGAAGAAAGGCGAGGTCATCGGCAGCCCGGAAGGATTTGTTTCCGCTCCTGTCCACGCATCGGTGTCGGGAAAGGTCGTTGCTGTTGGCGAGTTTCCCCTTGCTAGCGGAAGAATGGTCACGTCGGTGGTCATCGAGAACGACGGCAAAGAAGAGTGGATCGCATTAAAGGACAATCCCGATTATCTGAGCCTCTCTCCCGAAGCGTTGAAGGCCAAGGTAAAGGACGCCGGCATCGTGGGCATGGGCGGCGCCGCCTTCCCTACGCATGTGAAGCTCTCTCCTCCCAAGGAGAAGCCGGTGGATGTGGTGGTCCTGAACGGCGCCGAGTGCGAGCCCTATCTCACCGCCGACTACCGGCTGATGGTCGAACGGCCGAAGGAGGTCGTCGAGGGACTGAGGACCCTTATGAAGATCGTCGGGGTGAGCAGAGGGGTTATCGGCATCGAGAACAACAAACCCGATGCCATCAGGGCGATGGAACAGGCCGTTGCAGGAGATCCCGCTCTTAGGGTATGCGCTCTCGAGGTGAAGTATCCGCAGGGCGCTGAAAAGATGCTCATTAAGGCCGCCGTCGACCGCGAGGTGCCGGCGAGAGGACTCCCCATGGATGCCGGGGTGGTGGTGCAGAATATCGGCACCGCGGTCGCCGTGTACGAAGCGGCGCGCTACGGCAAACCGCTCATCGAGCGCGTGGTGACCGTCACCGGCGAAGGGATCAGGGAGCCGAAGAACCTCATGGTCAAGATCGGCACGATCACCACCGACCTCATCGAAGAGTGCGGCGGGTTCAAGACCGAGGCTGCCAAGGTCATCTCCGGGGGGCCGATGATGGGGTTCGCCATGTACTCCCTCGAGGTGCCGGTGACCAAGGGGACCTCGGGCGTTCTCGTCCTGCCCGAAGAGGGGGTGATGCACGCCGAAGACTTCGGCCCCTGCATCCGCTGCGGCAGGTGCATCGAGATATGTCCCATGAACCTCATGCCCTCCATGCTGAGCGTGCTCGCGGAGAGGGGGTTCTACGAGGAGGCGAAGGAGTACAATCTCTTCGACTGCTTCGAGTGCGGCTCCTGCACCTTTGTCTGCCCCTCGAAGAGGCCGATCGTGCAGCTCGTCCGGCTCGCGAAGTCGCAGGTCAAACCGTAA
- a CDS encoding RnfABCDGE type electron transport complex subunit D — translation MEMTTKKDHQFIVSVSPHVKSEETTSRIMWSVSASLLPATVMGIYFFGPRAAVTVALCIIAAALSEYIYQKALNQKITVGDGSAVLTGLLLGMNLPASVPFYIPIIGSFVAIVITKQLFGGLGFNVFNPALIGRAFLLISFPKLMTIWIKPDAAFVKMDAVTTATPLGILKEEGVAKLMEAFGDKINLYAELFVGHRAGSIGETSSIALLIGAAFLLYRGYISWHIPVSFLGTAAVIAWVFGAKGALFAGDPIVHLLSGGMLLGAFFMATDYVTCPSVKKGQILFGIGCGFLTMLIRLKGGYPEGVMFAILIMNCFAPLIDRGFKTKVFGAVKPAKAKEATK, via the coding sequence ATGGAAATGACAACAAAGAAAGACCATCAATTCATCGTCTCGGTCAGCCCGCATGTGAAGAGCGAGGAGACCACGAGCCGCATCATGTGGAGCGTGAGCGCGTCGCTCCTCCCTGCAACGGTGATGGGCATCTACTTCTTCGGCCCCCGCGCGGCGGTTACGGTTGCGCTCTGCATCATCGCGGCCGCGCTGTCCGAATATATCTACCAGAAGGCGCTCAACCAGAAGATCACGGTCGGCGACGGCAGCGCTGTGCTGACAGGGCTCCTGCTCGGCATGAACCTGCCGGCGTCGGTGCCGTTCTACATCCCGATCATCGGCTCCTTTGTGGCGATCGTCATTACCAAGCAGCTCTTCGGCGGGCTCGGCTTCAACGTCTTCAATCCCGCGCTCATCGGCCGCGCGTTCCTGCTCATTTCCTTCCCGAAGCTGATGACGATCTGGATCAAGCCGGATGCGGCCTTCGTAAAGATGGATGCGGTGACGACCGCGACCCCCCTGGGTATATTGAAGGAAGAGGGCGTGGCGAAGCTGATGGAGGCCTTCGGCGACAAGATCAACCTTTATGCGGAGCTCTTCGTGGGGCACCGCGCAGGTTCGATCGGCGAGACCTCGTCGATCGCGCTGCTCATCGGCGCCGCCTTCCTTCTCTACCGCGGCTACATCTCGTGGCATATCCCGGTCTCGTTCCTCGGCACCGCGGCGGTGATCGCCTGGGTCTTCGGCGCCAAGGGCGCGCTCTTCGCCGGCGACCCGATCGTGCACCTCCTGAGCGGCGGCATGCTCCTCGGCGCGTTCTTCATGGCCACCGATTACGTCACCTGTCCTTCGGTCAAGAAGGGACAAATCCTCTTCGGCATCGGCTGCGGCTTCCTGACAATGCTCATCCGTTTGAAGGGAGGCTATCCCGAGGGCGTCATGTTCGCGATCCTCATCATGAACTGCTTCGCCCCTCTCATCGACCGCGGTTTCAAGACGAAGGTCTTCGGGGCGGTCAAACCGGCCAAGGCAAAGGAGGCGACGAAATGA
- a CDS encoding FMN-binding protein — MTGKDILKVTLNLVIIYLFGGLILAGVYAKTSPIMFRNEVIKKEKALKALAPEADAVEKLGDWTPHGKKAEYFAAKKDGAVIGYVIQSFGKGYSGYINTFTAVDKEFRVQKIDILGHTETPGLGDEIELDYFKDRLKGKDVDHLKVVKTETAEYVEAISGATISTRAVTEDAVKNGVSFLIKTVREGGAADGAGKHN; from the coding sequence ATGACCGGCAAAGATATCCTGAAGGTAACCCTCAATCTCGTCATCATCTACCTTTTCGGCGGACTCATCCTGGCAGGGGTCTACGCCAAGACCTCGCCGATCATGTTCAGAAACGAGGTCATCAAGAAGGAGAAGGCGCTGAAAGCGCTTGCGCCGGAAGCTGACGCTGTCGAGAAGCTGGGCGACTGGACTCCCCACGGCAAGAAGGCCGAGTACTTCGCTGCGAAGAAGGACGGCGCCGTCATCGGCTACGTTATCCAGTCCTTCGGCAAGGGCTATTCGGGGTACATCAACACGTTCACTGCTGTGGACAAAGAGTTCAGGGTGCAGAAGATCGATATACTCGGCCACACCGAGACCCCGGGATTGGGAGATGAGATAGAGCTCGATTACTTCAAGGACCGGCTCAAGGGAAAAGACGTGGACCATTTGAAGGTGGTGAAGACCGAGACTGCGGAGTACGTCGAAGCCATCTCGGGGGCGACGATCTCGACTAGGGCGGTCACCGAGGATGCCGTGAAAAACGGCGTCAGCTTTCTTATAAAGACGGTAAGAGAGGGAGGAGCGGCAGATGGCGCAGGAAAGCACAACTAA
- the rsxE gene encoding electron transport complex subunit RsxE, whose amino-acid sequence MAQESTTNYVELITNGLVKENTIFKLALSLCPSIAVTNSLKNGVLMGVAVLFVQVMVNITISALKGVIHPKVRLPIFMLVISGWVTVTDMSMAAFVPDVYRQMGLYIQLIVAFASILARAEMFASKNRIAPSMADGIGMGLGFLFALTVISFFRELIGKGALWGVPIVNAKPLLIAILPAGGFFAVGLLMALFNWLDARYKEKSARAASAPAASAPAAH is encoded by the coding sequence ATGGCGCAGGAAAGCACAACTAATTACGTAGAGCTTATCACCAACGGACTGGTAAAAGAGAATACCATATTCAAGCTTGCCCTCAGTCTCTGCCCTTCGATCGCGGTGACGAACAGCCTGAAGAACGGCGTTCTCATGGGCGTCGCGGTGCTCTTCGTGCAGGTGATGGTGAACATCACCATCTCGGCGCTGAAGGGGGTTATCCACCCCAAGGTCAGGCTGCCCATATTCATGCTCGTCATCTCGGGATGGGTGACGGTGACCGATATGTCGATGGCCGCCTTCGTGCCCGATGTCTACCGGCAGATGGGGCTGTACATCCAGCTCATCGTCGCCTTTGCCTCCATCCTCGCCCGCGCGGAGATGTTCGCGAGCAAGAACCGTATCGCTCCCTCGATGGCCGACGGCATCGGGATGGGGCTCGGCTTCCTCTTCGCCCTTACCGTCATCAGCTTCTTCAGGGAGCTGATCGGGAAAGGCGCGCTCTGGGGCGTTCCGATCGTGAACGCAAAGCCGCTGCTGATCGCCATTCTCCCCGCAGGGGGCTTTTTTGCGGTGGGGCTCCTGATGGCCCTCTTCAACTGGCTCGATGCACGGTACAAAGAGAAGAGCGCACGCGCTGCGAGCGCCCCTGCCGCAAGCGCGCCTGCCGCTCACTAA